The DNA window TAGTGAAACAGTCTctaacttcaaggagcttattagGGGGGTATCACATATACATAATTAAGCACATTAAGCAACTAAGTGGTATAGTGAACAGAGaactagacctggagttaggaagacttgcattcatatactgcctcagacacttcctgatGATGtaatctttggcaagtcacttaacccatctgATTCAGTTAatacatcagtaaaatggagataataatatccttccctccctcccacattgGTTGGGAGGatataataagataatatttgtaaagcactttgcaaacctgaaggcACTATGTAAGTGGTAGCTACTATTATTACAAAAACACCAAGTTCATACTTAATAATTATTAGCCCTTAAGTATTATtactatttggggggggcagggcaatgagggttaagtgacttgcccagggtcacacagctagtaagtgtcaagtgtctgaggtcagatctgaactcaggtcttcctgaatccagggccagtgctttatccactgcaccacctagctgcccccccttaagTATTATTACTAAATACTTAAGTTCATACTTAATGCTTaaattccccctccctctctcttattgtctctcttctttttcttctctgtctttgcctAGGTTTTGGCACCCACCCAGTTTGTCATTACAGTCCCAATTAAAGGACTACTTGGGTATAAAAAGAGCCAGACCCGACGATGGCGGTATTATTCTGTGAGTGGCTCCAAGCTCTTCTCTCCAATTCGGGATCCTGAAGAAATGTACCAATGGCTGGAGATAAATCAGTTTTTGAAGACTCTGCGGCAGTGGCATGAAACGGATGTGACTATGGAAGGAGATATCATGCCAGCAAAGGTCCTTGAAGTCTTCCTGAAGCTGGTGCAAGACTCAGTTAAGACCTGCAACCTCTCTCGTGAGTATAGGATCATACAAAAGAAATTTGTAGCTTGGAATTAGATCATTTTGAGCTTTAAATAAccataaaggtcatctagtccaatccattctttttactgatgaggaaactgaagccgaGAGGTGTGATTCTTAAGAGCGTATAATGGAGCATGGTGGACAGAGAAGCCAGACTTTGAGCCACGAAGACTAGGTTCAGATTTctcctcagagacttattagctgggtgaccctgggcaagtcacttaaccactttcagtcccagtttccccatctctagaatgggaaaaataatagcaagaaTCCCAGGTTgtcatgaggctcaaataagataataaatgtaaagtgctttgaaaacagtAATGTGCAAAAAAAAGTTAGCTATTAATTATGGTCCAAGTTCAAACAAGTAGTAATAAAGCCGTGATTGGAATCTCGCTCCTCTCTGCctctaaatctagtgttctttttacCAAGTTCTCTTGCTTATAAAAGGTTCACCTTATTAGCTACAGAGAGCCACAGTGTTTCATCCCTTAAATGAAAGCATCCGTGAAATATTTTGGCTTTCCCCCTAAAACAGGATATAGTCtatgcaaatagggttaagtgacttgcccagggtcacacaactagtaagtgtctgaggtcagatttgaactcaggaaggtgagtcttccagacttcaggcccatcattctatccactacaccacctagctgccccacccccaccccatagaTACATCGGACCTTCAAATGAAGGCCTCATAAGTATTATATTATCACATTTCCTCCATGTTATCTTTCCAACCCAGTAGCTTACCACTATTCAGCACAGAACAAAAGTCCTATTATCCACACTAGAGCTTGAATTAACACTGTTGCGATGAAACTCACTGAGTAGAGAAGCACTTTTCTCGGGTTCTGAGTGACCATTCGTAGAATAAGCCCCCAGAAGGGAGCTGATTAATCAGCTTACCTTGGTGCAAAGAgcacaggatttggaatcagaagatctggctCAAGTCCCAACTCTAACTCTTGCTAGCCACTCGATCCGCCAAGCATTTCATATCTCTACGTCTATGAGCCTTTGTTTGTAAACTGAGGGTGATAATACTTGAGAGACCTACCCTACAGGTTTACTGTGAGAAAGGCGCTTTGTAAGTTTTAAAGGAATTATAACATGTGTGTTTATGGTGGAATTTCAAAATGTAAGAAGTTATACTAGCTGTTATTGTTCTGAACACTTCTTAGAAAACATTTCATAGATAtagcttgtaaaaaaaaaaaaaaaagcttggtgGGTCAAGTTTTCAGGGTAGTTAAATCTCTTTCCCCTGACTGTGGAACTGTCTGTGAGGCAGTGTAGCTATATATAGGATGAGTTATTTTGGAAATATTGAGTTTGAGGTAGTTTATAGTTCAAGGTTGTAGTTCAATAGAGAGAGTGAGACCTAGAAACTTGGAGTCATCTGCATTGAGGTGACTATTAAATCCAGTGAAGATGATAACTTTAAGaaagagaatgggggaggggcagctaggtggtgcagtggatagagcaccagccctggagtcaggaggacctgagttcaaatctggcctcagacacttgacacttactagctgtgtgaccccggataagtcacttaaccctcattgccccaccggggtggggggaagaaaagaataaactttaaaaaataataacgtAAATAATAGTtaagaaattttctctctctatctagACTACTATAATAGTCTCCTCAATAGCTTCCATTCTTTCAGTTGCtcctctttccaatccatcctctataaagttgccaaagtaatcttcctgaAGCATGTTTCTCATGTCAATGCCTTGCTCGTTTACCATTACTCCTAAGTTATACTACAAACCCTTCAACATATTATTTAAGACCTACTGAATCTGGTTCCCACCCAGCTTCCCACCTTCCCAGTTTCTTACTACTACCATTCACAAACTTTGTTATAGCCACACTGGGCTATtagcttttttcccattttaacatCCCATCTtttaccccccacacacaccccctgTATTTATACAGATTGTTCCCTACTTCTGTAGTAAGCTCCCTAGTACGTGGGAAAAACAGTAGTTTAGGATTCAAAGgattctgggttcaagtcctacctttgataCTTCCTCCTTCTATGAGTTTGGGCAAGCCATATAACCTTCCCCATTTGTAAGTGAAGCCAATGagcaaaataaattgaaattacAAATTCACAGCCATAACCTTCCAAAGTAccaatttatatacatacacatacacacatatgtagatatctatgtgtatacacatatgtatatatgtatatgcacatatatgcatacatatatacatgtatgcacgcacacacacacacacacaaaataggcagctaggtggtgcagtggatagagcactggccctgaagtcaggaggacctgagtttaaatctggcctcagacacttgagacttactagatgtgtgaccatgagcaaatcacttgactctgattgcctcaaacatccagggtcatctccagtcatgctgataGATATTTCACCACTGGActcatggctctggaggagagagtgaggctcatgactttgcacagccctccctcccttaaatccaattcactgcaagtcatgagatcacctccccaatgtcatgatcctcttggagaatgaaagacaaacaacaacagctctgATGTCTATTCTAGCTTTAGACCTGGGATCCTATGTTCCCTCCTCGTTTCTTCCTTTCTAAACTTTTATCTTCATTCTAAGTTCAATCTCAGTTGACACCTTTTACAAGGGGCCAACTCCTTTATGAAGTCTTCTTTGATCCCACTGGGTGCTAGTGCTCTCTtcctcaaattactttgcattataTCGTAGCCATTTATAGAGTGTATACTCCCCTGCTCCAGTATagaaatgcaagctccttgagttcTAGAACTGGCTTTTTGGCTTTGTATATCCAGTGTCTAACAGTTCCCAACATCTAGAAGGCATTTAATCAGTGCTTgcttttgaattgaattggtttGGGGCTTGGCAGGGAGATGAAACAAAGCCAGCAGATATTGATTAAATGAAAAGTCAATTTGAGACCTTTAGTTTGAGGGAGAGATAATCAAAATTACAAGGTTCCCAAATGGTCACTACTTCCCCAACCCTCCACCCCTTAAAAAGTCAATCCCCTAGTCTTTGTTAAATGACCAGATGCAGGCATGTCCACCTGAGTGCTCCCAAGTCACTGCAATAAAGAACACATGGCAAAAAAGGGTGATCCTCCCATCATCAGGTCAAGATAAGATTTATCcaaggcgggggcagctagatggcgcagtggttaaagcaccggccctggattcaggagtagctgagttcaaatcctgcctcagacacttgacacttactagctgtgtgaccctgggcaagtcacttaaccccctattgcctgcaaaaaaaaaaaaaagaagaagaagaagaagaaaaaaaaagatttatccaAGGCTTTTCAGAGAATCACGTGTCATTTAGCCAACCTTTCTAATGTACTTAGGTATGATCATATTATATGAATGTTATGTTAATTTTTGTCAGATTTGTCATTTTGACTTTTCCAAGGAAGGTGAAGCACAGTGATAGACACTGATTCAGGAAAATGTCATCTttatgtgaaggaaaaaaaaaagtgtagatgTCTATAAAAGTGGGAAAGAACAAAGTAGGATTTAGGAGTTTAGGACTGGCTTATTTATCAGAATCATTTATTGTGGTACTGTGAAAATCCATCAgcccataaacatttattgaacacctgtaATTCCATTCAGCAATCAAATTGCTCTTTCAAAAGCAAAAGTCAGACTGCCTCTCCACTCCACCTCACTCCCATTCGATCAACTCCAGAGaatccctattacctccaagatcaaatatcaaatcctctttggctttttaagcccttaataacctgaccccttcccacctttccagttttctcatatcTTACTCATTCCCTTGCCCTGGCccctgcaatccagtgacactagcctccttgtTTTGATTTCCTTCTTCCATGAAACTGAGGTATGGAgggattaaattatttgtccagggtcaaatagctcacaaatatctgaggtgagattcaaacttgagagttcctgactccaagtccaatactctatcaaTTGGACCATCCAAATGCTTAACCTCAGGGTGAAAAGCAAGGAATGATAAGTGAAATTTGTAGGGAGACATTTCAagttcaatgtaaggaaaaattcCTGATAAGGAGAGCCAtttaaaagtggaatggactgtctgggggtgaggggtgaggcaatgggtTTCCCTTCACTTGATATCTTTAGGCAAAGACAGGATGACCTTGGTAGGGTGTGCCATAGGGGAATTTCTATTCAGATACAGGTTGAGCCTTTTAGGTTACTTCCAActttctctctcttaatttttttttcctttttaaaaaataaacatcaacatttcaatgtaaaaaaagaacaggagacagagatgaggagggaggagtatattctaggcattggggacaatcagagaaaatgttcagattcaagagatggagggtcttgttcataGAATGGTCGGGAGGTCAGTGTcaatggatcaaagagtatgtagtcaagagtgaggtataagaagactggaaatataggGGATGGAGGAAaagttatgaaggattttgaaccCTAGAAAGAAGATAACATAACTAATCAACATAGcataggaaggaaggggagtaTGGAATGAGCCACAAATTCTTATGGCTCATGATTAGTTGATGATAGCTTCTGTAACTATAGGTTTACAAAAGCTTAagttttccaaagcactttcctcacaacaaccctgggatataggtagtacaaatattaatGTTATCATTTtgaggtgaggaaattgaggctctgagAAGACGAAGTCATTTACCACAAGTAACAAAATTAAGCATCAGAGCCAGATCTTGGAGGCAGAACTTTGACTCCACTTCCTTGAAGTATGACACATTCAGTTATTACAAAGCACCTCTCAAGCAAATATTCTTAGCTCTCTTTTTAATGTCCTGGAGCCTTTGGTGGTCTAGTGAAACCTATAAGgtctccttctcagaataatatggGGGaggttttgtaaattttaaaatttattttagacaaatacaaaatgataaaagaaaaaacattgccATGGacacagcagaacataagagcagattcaatataaaacaataaatttctatTCAAGGAAAACTATATAACAAAtgctacacattgttttcaaagctgtccagcttttctttctttccctgttcATAGTTTTCTGTTCTCTGCTATGCACAGAATAAtattttagatgcataaaatagaatacattGGATTGCCAAGGGATCAATTATAGTGAAATAtagttatgaaaatatattttttaaaataacaaaacaagtTCCTtgcccccaggttaagaatcactGCTTTGCAGGTTTGCAAAAAAGCAGAGTCCTTTGGGTAATATTTAGGGCAACATTTTCCCGGTTTCTCAGTTTCTCCTGTCTTTTGTGTCTCACCCCTGAATGCTCTTCCCTGTTATTAAAGACTGTTCCACCTATTGTCAGGAATATGGGTGCCAGTTCCGTCTCTCTCTGGTAGCTGGCATTAAGCAAGGTTTTCTCTTTTTGACATATTGCTCTGGTATTTCCCAACAGATGAAGTCAGCATAGTAGAAAATTTCGGTCCCATGGTTCGATTAGCTGTGGAGACATCACAGTTTCAGGTGGAGGTAGAGCTGATTCCGGTGATAGAGATCCTCAACCGTTGGTGTGAAAAAGCTCGCTGGCCTCGATGTCTCTCACGCTGGCCTTCTCGGGAAAAAGTACAATGTGTTAAGGTACCAGGGCcttatgaactctgagtacaaattgaagtgtttttgcttttaatttttcttgttcttcttcttctccaccccactccccacccccccagcatggctaatgtgggaaaatgttttgcatgactttatattCTCAATGGGTAGAAAAAGTAATGGAGGAAAACAAATTGGAaccaaaagtaaataaaataaaataattaccaaaaataaaaagtcccAAGGGCTAGGGTGGGAGGGGCTTCTGTAGAACTCACTAGACAATGGGCGACTATTAAAAGACCAACTGATAACCTGAAGGACTGAGTTCTGCTTGCCATGTGAAGaaggaattccaaaggactaaatGTACATGATTCAGAGGAAAAAGATAAATATCCTATGAACCTCATGTCCCTCTTATTAGCTTCCCTTCCTGGAAGGGACAAATCTGGGAGTCTCTTTAATGTAGgagagtcagggggcagctaggtggagcagtggataaagcactggccttggattcaggaggacctgagttcaaatccagcctcagacacttgacacttaactaactgtgtgaccctgggcaagtcacttaaccctcattgccttgcaaaaaaaacaaaaacaaaaaccaacaatgtAGGAGAGTCAGAGTGATGTAATGATCAGAAAACTGACCTTGGAACCAGGAAACAGGTTCAAGTCTATCCTCTGACCTAGATTTtctgtgtgatgttgggtaaatcacttagcctctctgtgccccaggcaactatctcaaattataaattatagaggAGGTACTTctacctgcattggtaaagggagtttccttatctgaaagtttactatatcaatgaaatcacaatttcTATTCCTAGTAAGTAATGTGTCATCAGGTTCATATTCCTTACATTTAGATCTCTTAGATTAGCTGGGAAATTCCCTCTTAGTTCTCCTTCCCTATCCTGGGACTTCCTTACCATCCTAGAGATGGGTTTCTCACTCATTGATTGCATTCTTCCCATTTCTCTTACCCTGCAGTCATTCGGGTATAACCTGATGGCTAGCTCCAGCTACCACTGGCAAATGGGTTTCGACCGAGCTGAGTACATGCTGATGGAGGGGATAGATGATGATGGCGGCTGCAGAAAGATATGTTATCAGGTCCTGAGACAGATGAAAGAGGATATTTGGTGTCCTGGAAATAGACCCGCCATCACATCCCAGCATCTTCAGGTATGAGTGCTGGATGAGGGTTTTGGAGAAGTCAGAGGGTGTGGTGGGGGCACTCTTTTATCTATAGACCATTTGGGCTTGCTTAACTAAGATTCAATGATCCTTCTCCTTCTTAATGTTCTAATTTGTGCCCTAGGAAGAACTAACACAgcttggcatagtagataaaatgctggactCAGAGTCCTTGATGTATATAGATTCAAAGACTGTCTTAGATACTTCCCAGCTATGTGAAACTCTTTCTAACCCCTAATTTCCTCCTTGGTGAAATGAAGATagtttgaactaaatgaccttaCAAAGTTCTTTCAGATCAACTTTAAATCTAGGATACTGTAAGAattacacagggggcagctaggtggcgcagtggatagagcactggccctggattcaggaggacctgagttcaaatccagcctcagacacttgacacttactaattgtgtgaccctgggcaagtcacttaacaccaattgcctcaaaaaaaaaaaaaaaaaaagaattacacagaAGACCTATGGTAGGGTAATAAATTCAAAAAGGAGGGATATCATAACCTCCGTAGGACAAAGGCAGTAGGGATTTGGGgcctaagaaaagaaagaattaagatgTGCTAGCTCTCTTCAACTATTTACAATGGGGAAGAAGCAGTGTGGTGTAATGAAGAGAAAGCCAataaaagacccaggttcaagtcccatctggGACACATACAGTCCGAATGAGCTAGAGCAAGTTACTTTAACTTCTCATTTCCCTAcgcaggcaactctctgagatagGAATTCAATTAATTCAGcccttctcacacacacacacacacacacacacacacacacacacacaaaaaaaaaaaaaaaaattagatgatttaattttgttctgcttggtcccagaaggtAGAACTAGAAGCCACGGGTGGAGGAAGTTGCAGAATGGCAAATATTAGTTGACTCTACAAAAAATTTACCTGAAAATTACAATTGCCCAAAAGCATAATGGGTAGTGAGTTTTCCCTCACTGAGGGTCTTCAAGAGAAGCTGAATAACTACTTGGCATTACTATAGAATAGTTATCCATCAGGAATGGTTTGAACCAGATGGCCCCTGACACCTCTTCCAATGTTGAGATTCTGAGATTCACTTCAGCTCCCTACCAAGGACACACAACAACCTTGCTAGGATTTCACTACAGGTTTGCCATACCCCTACCTCATTCCCTTTCCCATGTATGGTGACCAGAGACGTCTAAATtgatgcatatatatgcatgcacacagacAACTGGGAGCATAGGGGGCACTGGGAAGTGCTCATATTATCATCCAAAGCATTGCCCACACCATATAATGCCATCAGTACATTCTGATtccaatttacctttttttttgtttttggactaggcaatgagggttaagtgacttgcccagggtcacacagttagtgtcaagtgtctgaggctcgatttgaactcagatactcctgaatccagggctggtgctttatccactgtaccacctagctgaccccccccaTTCCAATTTACCTTTAAGGATTTTTATTGGCTATGCCACCTACCTCATTACCTACCCCAggtaaacatctcatttgattatatCTTTCTCATatccctctgtctcagtttctggTCCAACATTTGGCTGCTTGGCTATGTCATATTTAGCTAatccctattattattttttttttttgcagggcaatgggggttaagtgacttgcccagggtcacacagctagtaagtgtcaagtgtctgaggctggatttgaactcaggtactcctgaatccagggccggtgctttaaccactgcaccacctagctgccccctaatccccatcatttttgggttttttgtttttgtttttgtttttttagcgaggcaattggggttaagtgacttgccagggtcacacagctagtaagtgtcaagtgtctgaggctggattttaactcaggtactcctgactccagggccagtgctctatccactgcgccacctagctgcccctaatccccATCATTTTTAACAGGCCTCAAAATCCTAATGGACTCTACCATCCCAGATGAGTTGATTGTCTCTTCTGTAGCTTTGGTTTTTATTCTTGACCACAGAAGGTCCAGTGGTTTCGGAGAAGGGTGCCAGTTACTTATAGGCACACAGATAACCAATCGATCAATTGACAAATATTGGTTAATTGACTGCATTGGGTCAGGGGCTGAGAATACTTAAAGAACCTAATACATTCATCTCTGTGTGATGGTTTCCTTGTCTACCCCTGCCTACAAAAAATCCTTGGTCCATAATGTAAATGTTCCCTCTTAATGGGGGCTCAGAAGCTTTTAgggcatatgtatttatattattatttctatttctatttccttatagtattatttatatatagggcatatatgtatttatagccACAGCCTCCTTTCAGAAGacttcctttcctctgtcatgttttccttctttccctgacCAAGAATCACCTTTGTGTATTCCAGGACCCCTTCTCTGCTCTAATGATAACTATCACAACAAGGTCCCCTATGAATACTCAACCTATTTTCCTAGCTCACAGACCTGGTCCTTGAAAAGATAGCCTGAAATGGCTTTATGGGTTCAGGTTAGGTCTTTATTCTCTTACTCTCTGTTGCCTTTCTATTAATTAAGCTTTTTTTCAATCTTGAGTTCTTCAgaattttaattaagaaaatcCACTTgggcagctaattggcacagtggataaatcacaggccctggattcaggaggacttgagttcaaatccggcctcacacacttgacacttactagctgtgtgaccctgggcaagtcacttaaccctcattgccccataaacacacacacacacacacacacacacacagtaaaaaaaaaaaggcaaaaaaatggtAACCAtttgtttaaggggcagctaggtggcacagtgaataaagcaccggtcctggactcagcaggacctgatttcaaatctggccctagacacttgacacctactagctgtgtgacccttggcaagtcacttagccctcatggccccacaagaaaaagaagaaagaaagaaagaaagaaagaaagaaagaaagaaagaaagaaagaaagaaagaaagaaagaaagaaagaaagaaagaaagaaagaaagaagaaagaaagaaagaaagaaagaaagaaagaaagaaagaaagaaagaaagaaagaaagaaagaaagaaagaaagaaagaaagaaagaaagaaagaaagaaagaaagaaagaaaaggaaagaaaatccatTTAAGGTCATCTTAAACAGTCTGATTCCAATCTTCCTTTTCAGTCTCATTTCCTATTGCTCCCCACTCTCTGTGCCAATCAAAAGGACCTGAAAGCTGTTCCCCACATtgaacattccatctcctacctccctGCCTTTGCAAGGAGTAttcccccatatctggaatgtcTTACTTCAAACTTCCTTCAAAACccagttcagggggcagctagatggcgcagtggtaaagcaccggccctggattcaggagtacctgagttcaaatccggcctcagacacttgacacttactagctgtgtgaccctgggcaagtcacttaaccctcattgccctgcaaaaacaaaaacaaaaaaacaaaaccaaaacccagttCAGGTGTTCCTTCCTAACCTACGTGCAGTTCCTGGGGATCTTTCCCAGGAATTAGCATTGTCTTTCTCTTGAAATTACCTTCTATTACTAGGGAGTACATACTTTGTATTCACTTTACTTGTCTCATGGTGAATCTCCAATAAAATGTAATCGCTTTGAGGGCAGGAGcagtttcattttgtctttgcgtCTCTTGGTAGGTGCTTTGCATCtcttagtaggtgctttaaaatacctgctgaatgaattaatgaatatgaCAGCTATGGCCTCTGTACCTTGTGTATTCAGAACTCTCAAATACATACCTTCGGCTCAACAATTTACTTAGTCTGTTTgatcctttctcctctctgtagACTGTACTCTTTTGGACTTGTGAAAAGTACCCACGTACCAAAGACTGGCGTGTCTTCAGAAAAGCCTTCCTGCGCCTGGTCCGGAAGCTGTACAAGTGTGTGAACCAGCACTACCTGAAACACTTTTTCATCAAGGGGACCAACATGCTTCAGTACGTCAGCAGAAATGATTTGGAAGAGGTGGCCCAAAAGCTGACCCTTTACCTGAAGAACCCAGTGCTCTACCGATACTGAGAGCCAGAGATGGTCTCCAAGGCTTGGCCTTGCCCGACTTCTCCTTTGATGACCACCACACTGGTGGAATTTGAGACTCTGACCACCTGCCGTGGTTCTGACGGGGCAAAGGAGACGTGAACCCAAAGCATTTCAAACTGGATCCTACAATGTCCTACCCATACCTATGTGGTTTGGGTTAAGTATTTCACTTCTAAACGACCTCACTTGGGAGCTGAGCCTGCCCAAGCCACAGATTGTGAGCTGTTGATAGTTCCATGTTTATTTGTCTCTGATCGGACTCCTTACTGTCtattagagaggagagaggagactgGAGCTCCTAGTCCTGGAAATAAATGATCATAACGATCCGGTGTACTCCCACATCACTGACCGGggacatactatttttttttccatttgtaaagtgGGAGTATGAATGCCTGCTTCACCAAGGTATTGTGATGCCCTTTCAAGTGAAAGGCACTTGATCAACACAGAGTGTTATTAGGAGCTGACATCCGCAGCTAGGATGGAGAACTTACCTATATCGTTGATTAAAAGACTAGGTTTAATAGCTAACTGTGTTAGCATATCGCTGGATGTTCTCAGTACTCTCCAAATTATTCTTATTCAC is part of the Dromiciops gliroides isolate mDroGli1 chromosome 4, mDroGli1.pri, whole genome shotgun sequence genome and encodes:
- the MAB21L3 gene encoding protein mab-21-like 3: MESLSEEAMKYYIVNKVDPRQRLLSKIVEEVQDIIHRLTKEISYKDIRFQAIPKSNYHNENIRVLAPTQFVITVPIKGLLGYKKSQTRRWRYYSVSGSKLFSPIRDPEEMYQWLEINQFLKTLRQWHETDVTMEGDIMPAKVLEVFLKLVQDSVKTCNLSHEVSIVENFGPMVRLAVETSQFQVEVELIPVIEILNRWCEKARWPRCLSRWPSREKVQCVKSFGYNLMASSSYHWQMGFDRAEYMLMEGIDDDGGCRKICYQVLRQMKEDIWCPGNRPAITSQHLQTVLFWTCEKYPRTKDWRVFRKAFLRLVRKLYKCVNQHYLKHFFIKGTNMLQYVSRNDLEEVAQKLTLYLKNPVLYRY